A region of Elusimicrobiota bacterium DNA encodes the following proteins:
- a CDS encoding efflux RND transporter permease subunit has translation MGGAVFYSVATTVVAFAPIPFVAIGVAQKVFTPIAIAVMVSQTAALVVGFTFVPALASLVLENEAVARFLTARDPARVKRFVLDRVGRARAWIQSQVGLPSMFSRAGAAVEQARRRLLGAYNRALETAIRHPRKILQIAFIATALNTLGLFFIRRESMPDVDQSQFLMKVTLPTGTRLEVTDRVLRSIEGLLSKTPEAAHRNVIVGSSGGSALGALGAHQGQVVVDLADRIALPGGGTRARRRTARKMMEDTAQQLKGMDLEGGRVDFEAQGGDVFSQVFGRAGSDLVLEVKGQDLEALRKTADALKEKLRSIPGVSKVEDSRTVPSLQMRYELDESRLARDGLTVGDAADAVLGGVHGQSPTAFREQGKEIPVRVRLREEDRKDASALARLVVPSPLERGGGHPLEEYGRLSMAPGPSEIRRRDQQRTVLVSVFLSGRKLGDVLPAVKNVLAGFQNRRDSTVAMGGEMEEVQASLNSLFVGFLWAVALVYIVLVAQFNVLWVPLLALVAVPLAVNGVTPALFLTGNTLNLMSGQGLLMLAGIVVNNSLMLLEFIQQRREAGRTPSQAALEASHTRLRPILMTVTGNIAGLLPLALGIGRGAKLQAPMAIVVIFGLFVSTALTLVVLPALYLEARAFFEKPPV, from the coding sequence GTGGGCGGCGCGGTGTTTTATTCGGTGGCGACCACCGTGGTGGCTTTCGCGCCCATTCCGTTCGTGGCCATCGGCGTGGCCCAGAAAGTGTTTACGCCGATCGCCATCGCCGTCATGGTCAGCCAAACCGCGGCGCTCGTCGTGGGGTTCACGTTTGTGCCGGCGTTGGCTTCGTTGGTCCTGGAGAACGAAGCCGTGGCCCGGTTTTTGACGGCGCGCGATCCCGCCCGGGTGAAACGATTCGTTCTGGACCGGGTCGGGCGGGCGCGGGCTTGGATCCAGAGCCAGGTGGGGCTCCCTTCGATGTTTTCCCGCGCGGGCGCCGCTGTCGAGCAGGCGCGCCGGCGGCTCCTGGGGGCCTACAACCGGGCCCTTGAAACGGCGATACGGCACCCGCGAAAAATCCTTCAGATCGCTTTCATCGCCACGGCGTTGAACACGCTGGGCCTCTTCTTCATCCGGCGGGAGTCCATGCCCGACGTGGACCAGAGCCAGTTCCTGATGAAGGTTACCCTGCCGACCGGAACCCGGCTGGAGGTGACGGACAGGGTTCTTCGTTCTATCGAGGGGCTTTTATCCAAAACGCCCGAGGCCGCCCATCGGAACGTCATCGTGGGCTCTTCGGGGGGAAGCGCCTTGGGCGCCCTGGGCGCGCACCAGGGGCAGGTGGTGGTGGATTTGGCGGACCGCATCGCCCTTCCCGGCGGGGGCACCCGCGCTCGTCGGCGGACCGCGCGGAAAATGATGGAGGATACGGCCCAACAACTGAAGGGCATGGACTTGGAAGGCGGGCGGGTGGATTTTGAGGCCCAGGGGGGCGACGTTTTTTCCCAGGTTTTCGGCCGAGCCGGGTCCGACCTTGTGCTCGAGGTGAAAGGCCAGGATTTGGAGGCTCTCCGGAAAACGGCCGACGCTCTTAAAGAGAAATTGCGATCGATCCCCGGCGTGTCCAAAGTCGAGGATAGCCGCACGGTTCCCTCGCTCCAAATGCGCTATGAGCTGGACGAATCCCGGCTGGCCCGGGACGGCTTGACCGTGGGCGACGCGGCCGACGCGGTGTTGGGCGGCGTTCACGGCCAATCCCCCACGGCGTTCCGCGAGCAGGGGAAGGAAATCCCCGTCCGGGTGCGCCTGCGGGAAGAGGACCGGAAAGACGCCTCCGCTCTGGCTCGGCTCGTGGTGCCCAGCCCCCTGGAGCGGGGGGGCGGCCATCCCTTGGAGGAATACGGCCGGCTGTCCATGGCGCCCGGTCCGTCGGAAATCCGCCGCCGGGACCAACAGCGCACGGTGCTGGTCTCGGTTTTCCTCTCCGGCCGAAAGCTGGGCGACGTGTTGCCCGCCGTGAAGAACGTTTTGGCGGGGTTCCAAAACCGTCGGGATTCCACGGTCGCCATGGGGGGGGAAATGGAGGAGGTTCAGGCTTCGCTCAACAGCCTGTTCGTGGGGTTCCTCTGGGCCGTCGCTCTGGTCTACATCGTGCTCGTGGCCCAATTCAACGTGTTGTGGGTTCCCCTTTTAGCCTTGGTGGCGGTGCCGTTGGCCGTCAACGGCGTCACCCCCGCGCTTTTCCTGACGGGAAACACGTTGAATTTAATGTCTGGACAGGGCCTCCTCATGCTGGCCGGCATCGTGGTGAACAACTCCCTCATGCTTTTGGAATTCATTCAACAACGCCGGGAAGCCGGTCGCACCCCTTCCCAGGCCGCCCTGGAAGCCAGCCATACCCGCCTGCGCCCCATCCTCATGACGGTAACGGGCAACATCGCCGGGCTTTTGCCGCTGGCACTCGGCATCGGGAGAGGAGCCAAACTTCAAGCCCCCATGGCCATCGTCGTGATTTTCGGCCTCTTCGTTTCCACCGCCCTCACCCTGGTGGTCCTCCCCGCCCTCTACCTGGAAGCCCGCGCCTTTTTCGAAAAGCCCCCTGTTTGA
- a CDS encoding efflux RND transporter periplasmic adaptor subunit: MTTVHTPGQLKRRWPLLVGVVVVFALAWGVRRFQEYRLYRSQALEAQRAAKEAVQVKAYKVRPRDVAGSLKRIGTIRARAETNLQFGAPGRVTKFDVEKGQFVKKGALIATLDQAEARNALDVSQLEYEKASSKYFKDGTIDRLTYEQAKARYSQARLEAEKTVIRAAHDGYLVEKWVNVGEHMEPGTVIGKLMDKSRVAIEMDLSEDDIQFLKAGQKVAITVDAVPDYKEEGVVLSITPYLKGDTRSFSVKVDVAKNPEEKLTPGMFARCAVRRYEKTGALTVPLEAGAEVQEKTLRLFLVDGENRAREKTVDILFMDEGLVEISGLAENDLVVLNPGADMKDGTPVRVLDVFDPKAHVEPPAGPAPALP; this comes from the coding sequence ATGACAACCGTTCACACTCCCGGTCAACTCAAACGCCGCTGGCCCCTTTTGGTGGGCGTGGTCGTGGTTTTCGCTTTGGCGTGGGGGGTGCGCCGGTTTCAGGAATATCGGCTTTATCGCTCCCAGGCTTTAGAAGCCCAGCGGGCGGCCAAAGAAGCCGTTCAAGTGAAGGCCTACAAAGTGCGACCCCGGGACGTGGCCGGTTCGTTGAAAAGGATCGGAACCATCCGTGCTCGGGCGGAAACCAATCTGCAATTCGGCGCGCCGGGGCGGGTGACGAAATTTGATGTGGAGAAGGGGCAGTTCGTTAAGAAAGGCGCCCTCATCGCCACCTTGGACCAGGCGGAAGCCCGAAACGCGCTGGACGTGTCCCAGCTGGAGTATGAAAAAGCGTCTTCCAAATATTTCAAAGACGGCACCATCGACCGTTTAACCTATGAGCAGGCCAAGGCACGTTACAGCCAAGCGCGGCTCGAGGCCGAGAAAACCGTGATCCGGGCCGCGCACGACGGTTACCTGGTCGAGAAATGGGTCAATGTGGGGGAACACATGGAGCCGGGAACCGTGATCGGCAAACTGATGGACAAAAGCCGCGTGGCCATCGAGATGGACCTGTCCGAGGACGACATCCAATTCTTGAAGGCGGGCCAAAAGGTGGCGATCACCGTGGACGCGGTGCCGGATTACAAGGAAGAGGGCGTGGTTCTTTCCATTACCCCGTATTTGAAAGGGGACACCCGGTCTTTCTCGGTCAAGGTGGACGTGGCCAAGAACCCGGAAGAGAAATTGACCCCCGGGATGTTCGCCCGGTGCGCGGTGCGCCGCTATGAGAAAACGGGCGCGCTCACCGTGCCGCTCGAGGCCGGCGCGGAGGTCCAAGAAAAGACCCTGCGCCTGTTTCTGGTGGATGGGGAAAACCGCGCCCGGGAAAAAACCGTAGACATCCTTTTTATGGATGAGGGCTTGGTGGAAATTTCGGGGTTGGCGGAAAATGATTTGGTGGTCTTGAATCCGGGAGCGGACATGAAGGACGGGACCCCGGTTCGCGTCTTGGACGTCTTCGACCCCAAGGCCCACGTCGAGCCGCCCGCCGGCCCGGCCCCCGCGCTCCCCTAA
- a CDS encoding TolC family protein encodes MNLIRRSVLFVFLSSPLVWGDGGAAPVLSLGECVERALSANAGLTLAQDELSITQARKRTATAGLVPAITAKADQTRGKADNSGDENQDFLERSYGIQATQPLYAGGKLWGTRRQAALAAEVAALQLEKQRLDVRYAVTEAYWRVAALQRAQTVHRETYKTLQEDLEKAVRHDLSEARTARIELLSTRAQNRESEAALAEIEENLMEARIALLDAVGQRTSMDFSVPEEIPVGSVTPNEEEALKIARAHRPDLRIADRMIESAQAGRVIGRSGYYPKVDLNGFYGHSGAAFIQSEPFEYKRDWNAGVTAVWALGGNTAKYSAFQEQTSPKLGESSRTHTESQGVSLSLGDALGVGVTNKESRKAYHEEEWRYEKARRDQETEVHLAIQRLATAGRRRDAAKAKVDEAQQEFKDTRSLLQDDRAHLGDLASVKNRLAFAQAGLAQAQAQYLISVSALNRAVGVADQYRVAP; translated from the coding sequence ATGAATCTCATCCGACGATCTGTGTTGTTTGTTTTCCTAAGCAGTCCTCTGGTCTGGGGGGACGGGGGGGCGGCTCCCGTCCTCAGTTTGGGGGAGTGCGTGGAACGGGCGTTGTCGGCCAACGCGGGGTTGACCTTGGCGCAGGATGAACTTTCCATCACTCAGGCGCGTAAGCGCACGGCCACGGCGGGGCTGGTGCCGGCCATCACCGCGAAGGCGGACCAGACCCGGGGCAAGGCGGACAACAGCGGCGACGAAAACCAGGATTTTCTGGAACGATCTTACGGCATTCAGGCCACTCAACCTCTTTACGCGGGCGGAAAATTGTGGGGAACCCGACGCCAGGCGGCGTTGGCGGCGGAGGTGGCCGCCCTTCAACTGGAGAAACAACGGCTGGATGTGAGATACGCGGTGACGGAAGCCTATTGGCGGGTGGCGGCGCTCCAGCGGGCCCAAACCGTGCACCGCGAAACCTACAAAACCTTGCAGGAAGATTTGGAAAAGGCCGTGCGCCACGACCTGAGCGAGGCCCGCACCGCTCGGATCGAACTGTTGTCCACCCGCGCCCAGAACCGTGAAAGCGAAGCGGCCCTGGCGGAGATCGAGGAAAACCTGATGGAGGCCCGCATCGCTCTTCTGGACGCTGTGGGCCAGCGGACGTCCATGGATTTTTCCGTCCCGGAAGAAATCCCCGTGGGCTCCGTGACCCCGAACGAGGAGGAAGCGTTGAAAATCGCCCGGGCCCACCGGCCGGACCTCCGCATCGCCGACCGCATGATCGAGTCGGCCCAGGCGGGGCGGGTGATCGGTCGGAGCGGATATTACCCCAAGGTGGACTTGAACGGATTTTACGGCCATTCCGGGGCCGCCTTCATTCAGAGCGAGCCCTTTGAATACAAGCGGGACTGGAACGCCGGGGTGACGGCCGTGTGGGCCCTCGGCGGAAACACGGCCAAATATTCCGCTTTTCAAGAACAAACTAGCCCCAAGCTGGGCGAATCCAGCCGGACCCATACGGAGAGCCAGGGAGTCAGCCTGTCCTTGGGGGATGCCCTGGGCGTGGGCGTCACCAACAAGGAAAGCCGCAAGGCCTACCACGAGGAAGAATGGCGCTATGAGAAGGCCCGCCGCGACCAGGAAACCGAGGTTCATTTGGCGATTCAGCGGTTGGCCACCGCCGGCCGCCGCCGAGATGCCGCCAAGGCCAAAGTGGACGAAGCCCAGCAGGAATTCAAAGACACGCGGTCCCTCCTTCAGGACGATCGCGCCCACTTGGGGGACCTGGCGTCCGTCAAAAACCGTTTGGCGTTCGCCCAGGCGGGGCTGGCTCAAGCCCAAGCGCAGTATTTGATCTCGGTGTCCGCGCTGAACCGGGCTGTCGGGGTGGCCGACCAGTATCGGGTGGCGCCCTAA
- a CDS encoding putative toxin-antitoxin system toxin component, PIN family: MKIFLDTNVLISAFIARGGHSHEILTHAVHQHELYFSDFILRELKQKLRAKFHFSNTAIKKLTDFMERFLVRGETASVVDKICRDPDDDQVLADAEANHVDFILTGDQDLLILKTHKNIRIIAPRDYWAL, from the coding sequence GTGAAAATATTTCTGGACACCAACGTCCTGATTTCCGCCTTTATCGCGCGGGGAGGACACTCTCATGAAATTCTCACGCACGCGGTTCATCAACACGAACTCTATTTTTCCGACTTCATTCTGCGCGAGCTCAAACAAAAATTGAGAGCTAAATTCCATTTTTCAAACACGGCCATCAAAAAATTGACCGATTTTATGGAGCGTTTTCTCGTTCGCGGTGAAACCGCTTCCGTCGTGGATAAGATCTGCCGGGATCCCGACGACGACCAAGTTCTCGCGGATGCCGAAGCAAACCACGTGGATTTTATCCTCACAGGCGATCAAGACCTTCTCATCCTGAAAACCCACAAAAACATTCGGATCATCGCCCCCCGTGACTATTGGGCCCTCTGA
- a CDS encoding ribbon-helix-helix protein, CopG family encodes MRQSVSISLPAEMLKQLKSETKREHANGSEIIRRSLRDYFFRATFDRLRQDAQIEAAKRGVGVTEEDVFKQIS; translated from the coding sequence ATGCGCCAATCTGTTTCCATTAGTCTGCCGGCAGAGATGCTGAAACAACTTAAATCAGAGACCAAACGCGAACACGCCAACGGGAGTGAAATTATCCGGCGTTCCCTTCGTGATTATTTTTTTCGAGCGACGTTCGACCGTCTTCGCCAAGACGCTCAGATCGAAGCCGCCAAAAGGGGAGTGGGCGTCACCGAAGAGGATGTCTTCAAGCAGATTTCGTGA
- a CDS encoding tetratricopeptide repeat protein → MEAQRQADASRYVRDARMSADRRYSVQKEQRDRVAQAAKLISKDELLRASDVLNRVLEEAPGLDEARDQMGRLDRRLTARLNRRFPSAQHQAAHEGIYQYNQSQWDAAGRSLRLALDAGPLPDDLVSARLEDYAALADKKAAEDLWRRERQDLLAGAQRAEQEGDLNRARLNLEKVLARDPADPQARAALSNLGAVTTAVKKAVREEARLKEVPRLLSKATLDMVNERYTEALETLNQVLEIDPTNAGAIEQVGEVKRLMQGRKLYVPPVQIKTSAEERYREGLRLYGDEKYDDARAAFEEALRLDPKHEEARQALRRIKERENKGAAK, encoded by the coding sequence ATGGAGGCCCAACGGCAGGCCGACGCTTCCCGTTACGTCCGGGACGCCCGCATGAGCGCCGATCGTCGTTACTCCGTCCAAAAAGAGCAGCGGGACCGCGTGGCCCAGGCGGCGAAGCTGATTTCAAAAGATGAGCTTCTCCGGGCCTCCGACGTCTTAAACCGTGTCCTGGAAGAGGCCCCCGGTCTGGACGAGGCCCGCGACCAAATGGGGCGCCTGGACCGTCGTTTGACGGCCCGATTAAACCGGCGCTTTCCTTCCGCCCAACATCAAGCCGCCCATGAGGGCATTTACCAATACAATCAGAGCCAATGGGATGCGGCCGGGCGATCGCTCCGGCTGGCTCTGGACGCGGGCCCTCTTCCCGACGATCTCGTTTCGGCCCGTTTGGAGGACTACGCGGCCCTGGCCGACAAAAAGGCCGCGGAGGACCTTTGGCGCCGGGAACGCCAAGATCTGTTGGCCGGCGCCCAACGGGCCGAGCAGGAAGGCGACCTGAACAGAGCGCGATTGAATTTGGAAAAGGTTCTTGCCCGGGACCCGGCGGACCCCCAGGCCCGGGCCGCCCTCTCCAATCTCGGCGCGGTGACCACCGCCGTCAAAAAGGCTGTTCGGGAAGAGGCCCGTTTAAAGGAAGTGCCCCGGCTCCTGTCGAAAGCGACCTTGGATATGGTGAACGAGCGTTACACCGAAGCCCTGGAAACCCTCAACCAGGTGTTGGAGATCGATCCGACCAACGCCGGGGCCATCGAACAGGTGGGCGAAGTCAAACGCCTCATGCAAGGCCGAAAACTTTATGTGCCGCCCGTCCAAATCAAGACCTCCGCCGAAGAACGCTATCGGGAAGGCTTGCGGCTTTACGGGGACGAAAAATACGACGACGCCCGAGCCGCCTTTGAAGAGGCCCTGCGCCTCGATCCCAAACACGAGGAAGCCCGCCAGGCGCTCAGGCGGATTAAAGAAAGGGAAAACAAAGGAGCCGCTAAATGA
- a CDS encoding PorV/PorQ family protein: MKMGAGARPAALGDTQAALAEGALSALWNPAGLGLLSAPEVSLTHNKWTEGVTDQRFVGAVPFKGAGALALAYERLTVDDFLGFDAQGTPTGSVKSGDDVLTVAWGRNLAQGATGASGLTAGVAAKVISEKVAGVSASGFAADFGVMVRPWGAGAARNPWFRRSSLGAAVRNLGQGLKFDSQTAALPTEYVLGLGYSQPFSGDLLTTGADLHQVTGEKTSISFGAEYWLKGLLALRVGYRSTDNTGAGLRAGAGFRLGKVTLDYAWSGLGENLGAAHRLTLGFRFGEPTPAPGLAADVYQDFVERGKRHMGLKLYDRAILDFNEALKINPASAEVQQWLLECGRLMEGGEPR, encoded by the coding sequence TTGAAGATGGGTGCCGGCGCGCGCCCGGCCGCTTTGGGGGACACCCAGGCCGCCTTGGCCGAGGGGGCCCTTTCGGCCCTGTGGAACCCCGCGGGGCTCGGGCTATTGAGCGCTCCGGAGGTGTCCCTCACCCATAACAAATGGACAGAGGGGGTCACCGACCAACGGTTCGTGGGGGCGGTTCCTTTCAAAGGCGCGGGGGCGTTGGCGCTGGCTTACGAGCGTTTGACCGTCGACGACTTTTTGGGTTTTGACGCCCAGGGAACCCCGACCGGGTCCGTTAAATCGGGCGACGACGTTCTCACCGTGGCTTGGGGGCGGAATTTGGCCCAGGGCGCCACGGGGGCCAGCGGCCTCACGGCCGGGGTGGCCGCCAAAGTCATTTCTGAAAAGGTGGCAGGGGTGTCCGCGTCGGGGTTCGCGGCGGATTTCGGTGTCATGGTTCGGCCCTGGGGCGCGGGCGCGGCGCGGAATCCCTGGTTCCGGCGGTCTTCCCTGGGGGCGGCGGTCCGAAATCTGGGCCAGGGACTTAAATTTGATTCCCAGACGGCGGCGCTTCCCACGGAATACGTGCTGGGTCTGGGCTACAGCCAGCCGTTCTCGGGGGACCTTTTGACCACCGGGGCGGACCTTCACCAAGTCACAGGAGAAAAGACCTCGATCAGTTTCGGGGCGGAGTATTGGCTGAAGGGCCTCTTGGCCCTGCGGGTGGGATACCGTTCCACCGACAACACGGGCGCGGGCCTGCGCGCCGGGGCGGGGTTCCGGCTGGGCAAGGTCACCCTGGATTATGCCTGGAGCGGTCTGGGAGAAAACCTGGGCGCCGCCCACCGTCTCACCTTGGGGTTCCGCTTCGGCGAGCCGACGCCGGCCCCGGGCCTGGCGGCGGACGTTTACCAGGATTTTGTGGAACGGGGCAAACGGCACATGGGCCTCAAACTTTACGACCGCGCCATCCTTGATTTCAACGAAGCCCTCAAAATCAACCCCGCCAGCGCCGAGGTCCAGCAGTGGCTCCTCGAATGCGGTCGGTTGATGGAGGGCGGCGAACCGCGCTGA
- a CDS encoding efflux RND transporter permease subunit, with the protein MANVEVGGGREGKILVELDRGRLLAYGLSPHRITALLGRRNVAVQVGSVKGESRVAPVRVVGSFRGLEDIRKVVVGRDPAGGTILLENVATVTDSYLEPESLSRLNGRAAVSLYIQKESAGNTIRTVREVEAALDAAWRLLPVQAEGLSRVVVSNQAQGILAAIRSVRVSLICGILLILLALCLFESQRAATKRAAGAALAALLALMVLAALFKIGDAPMEPFYLALLGAFLLAAIFDPDIRPGLIVAGSMPLSALFCFLLFQACGITLNVMSLFGLALGLGMLVDNATVVYEHLSHKDLGPPGAAARERALGPTEEMVLPLIGATVTNAVVFVPFLFLSQDIQNMFTDVAAAVGASLFASLGISLTVVPFLTVMVPLRGEPRWPFGPARVRRGMKNFGDRLIRLWGQARAWGAAGKSWAGAQVKVLARPKNWIHREFLLHPSLENLLPLEVLGLFLLLFVGLWAVAGSGAAKAVFFLGAAGATAGGFWLFRDYGRHWEAVLKRRVEVLGGAAVLALAATVLLFKATERDFQTTGEMDEFVIYVELSSGARLEVSNAVVGDIERVLAQDRDVAPAVRTAVSRVEGWSSKIYVTLVPRAQRRITTEQVQDLLREKLKHSGQDRDGNAFVHFSSPRTGQEIAVQVLGPDYAVLEELAQRLSGELGKIRGLTDVKMRYRPGRPEVLAVVDPDRAARAGLSAESVAETAHALMRGLRATTYRTGARQTETIVRLRQEDRASLNALADLPLLAGPGRSLRLSEVAELRMSKMPNEIFRENKERLIQVTANRAGLSLGRAAEETQAALDRMTFPLEYRATLEGGVTDMTRALSQLTWGVLVMVFLVYVVLVVLFESLMEPFVIMSTVPLCLIGVAAGLILFRIPLTTGVLVGILMLAGVVVNNAIMILDHLNNHTDPARPLSERLLDSARARLRPILLTAGSAVLGFLPMMLDTSESGALWRPLAVAMVFGLLTSTVLTLFVTPTLTYLLLEDLPRRLGVVLSPTLKTGDQRT; encoded by the coding sequence GTGGCCAACGTGGAGGTGGGGGGCGGGCGGGAAGGCAAGATTTTGGTGGAGCTGGACCGGGGCCGCCTCTTGGCCTACGGGCTTTCGCCCCATCGGATCACGGCCCTCTTGGGTCGGCGGAACGTGGCCGTCCAGGTCGGCAGTGTCAAAGGGGAGTCCCGCGTGGCTCCCGTGAGGGTGGTGGGCAGTTTCCGGGGGTTGGAGGACATTCGGAAAGTGGTGGTGGGTCGGGACCCCGCAGGTGGGACGATCCTGCTTGAGAACGTGGCGACCGTCACCGACAGTTATTTGGAACCTGAAAGCCTTTCCCGCTTGAACGGCCGGGCCGCCGTTTCCCTTTACATCCAAAAAGAATCTGCCGGGAACACCATCCGCACCGTGCGGGAGGTGGAGGCCGCGCTGGACGCCGCCTGGCGGTTGCTTCCCGTCCAGGCGGAGGGCCTTTCGCGGGTGGTGGTCAGCAACCAAGCCCAGGGTATTTTGGCGGCGATCCGATCAGTGCGGGTCTCGCTAATTTGCGGGATTCTCCTCATCCTCCTGGCCCTCTGCCTGTTCGAAAGCCAACGGGCGGCCACGAAACGCGCGGCGGGCGCGGCCCTAGCGGCGCTCCTGGCGTTGATGGTCTTGGCCGCCCTCTTCAAAATCGGCGACGCGCCCATGGAACCGTTTTACCTGGCGCTTCTGGGCGCGTTCCTTCTGGCGGCGATTTTCGATCCCGACATCCGGCCGGGACTCATTGTGGCCGGGAGCATGCCCCTGTCGGCGCTTTTTTGTTTCCTGTTATTCCAGGCCTGTGGCATCACGCTGAACGTCATGAGCCTTTTCGGTTTGGCCCTCGGTTTGGGGATGCTGGTGGACAACGCCACGGTGGTCTACGAGCACCTCTCCCACAAAGATCTGGGCCCGCCGGGAGCCGCCGCGCGGGAACGGGCCCTGGGCCCCACGGAAGAGATGGTCCTGCCGCTCATCGGCGCCACGGTCACGAACGCGGTGGTGTTCGTGCCGTTTCTCTTCCTCTCCCAAGACATTCAAAACATGTTCACCGACGTGGCCGCGGCGGTGGGGGCGTCGCTCTTCGCTTCGCTCGGCATTTCGCTCACCGTCGTCCCTTTTCTCACGGTGATGGTTCCGCTCCGGGGAGAACCGCGTTGGCCCTTCGGCCCGGCGCGGGTTCGGCGTGGGATGAAGAACTTCGGGGACCGTTTGATCCGATTATGGGGCCAGGCCCGGGCGTGGGGGGCGGCCGGAAAATCTTGGGCGGGCGCCCAAGTGAAAGTATTGGCTCGGCCGAAAAATTGGATCCACCGGGAGTTCCTCCTTCACCCTTCGTTGGAAAACCTTCTTCCCTTGGAAGTGTTGGGTTTATTCCTGCTCCTTTTTGTCGGTCTTTGGGCGGTGGCGGGGAGCGGGGCGGCCAAGGCGGTCTTCTTCCTGGGCGCGGCCGGGGCCACGGCGGGCGGGTTTTGGTTGTTCCGGGATTACGGCCGCCATTGGGAGGCGGTGCTGAAACGCCGGGTGGAAGTGCTAGGGGGGGCCGCGGTATTGGCCCTGGCCGCCACGGTTTTGCTTTTCAAGGCCACGGAAAGGGATTTCCAAACCACGGGGGAGATGGACGAGTTCGTGATCTACGTGGAGCTTTCCAGCGGCGCCCGGCTGGAGGTGTCCAACGCGGTGGTGGGCGACATTGAGCGGGTCCTGGCCCAGGACCGGGACGTGGCTCCCGCCGTCCGAACGGCGGTCAGCCGGGTGGAAGGATGGTCCTCTAAAATCTATGTCACGCTCGTGCCTCGGGCCCAGCGGCGGATCACGACAGAGCAGGTGCAGGATCTGCTCCGGGAAAAGCTGAAACATTCCGGCCAGGACCGGGACGGAAACGCTTTCGTCCATTTCTCCAGCCCCCGCACGGGCCAGGAAATTGCCGTGCAGGTGCTGGGCCCCGATTACGCCGTGTTGGAGGAGTTGGCCCAGCGCCTTTCGGGCGAGTTGGGGAAGATCCGCGGTTTGACCGATGTGAAGATGCGCTACCGTCCCGGCCGGCCGGAGGTGTTGGCGGTGGTGGACCCGGACCGCGCGGCGCGGGCGGGGTTGTCTGCCGAAAGCGTGGCCGAAACCGCCCACGCCCTCATGCGCGGTCTCCGCGCCACCACCTATCGGACGGGCGCTCGCCAAACGGAAACCATCGTGCGCCTGCGCCAGGAAGACCGGGCCAGCCTGAACGCCCTGGCCGACCTCCCGTTGTTGGCCGGGCCGGGGCGGTCCCTTCGGCTGTCCGAGGTGGCCGAGCTCCGGATGTCGAAGATGCCTAACGAGATTTTCCGTGAGAACAAAGAACGGTTGATCCAGGTGACGGCCAACCGGGCCGGGCTGTCCCTGGGCCGGGCGGCGGAGGAAACCCAAGCCGCATTGGACCGCATGACCTTTCCCCTGGAATACCGGGCGACCTTGGAAGGCGGGGTCACCGACATGACGCGGGCCCTCAGCCAACTCACCTGGGGTGTTTTGGTGATGGTGTTTTTGGTCTACGTGGTTTTGGTGGTCCTCTTCGAATCCCTGATGGAACCCTTCGTGATCATGAGCACGGTGCCCCTTTGCCTGATCGGGGTGGCGGCGGGCTTGATCCTTTTCCGCATCCCGCTCACCACCGGGGTTCTGGTCGGGATCTTGATGTTGGCCGGGGTTGTGGTCAATAACGCCATCATGATTTTGGACCACCTAAACAACCACACGGACCCCGCCCGTCCCCTTTCCGAACGCCTGCTGGACTCCGCCCGGGCCCGACTGCGCCCCATCCTCCTGACGGCCGGAAGCGCCGTTCTGGGGTTCCTCCCCATGATGCTGGACACCTCGGAGTCCGGCGCCCTGTGGCGCCCCCTCGCGGTCGCCATGGTGTTCGGCCTCCTCACATCGACGGTGCTCACGCTGTTCGTAACGCCGACCCTGACCTACCTTTTATTGGAAGACCTCCCCCGCCGGTTGGGCGTCGTCCTATCCCCGACCCTTAAAACCGGCGATCAAAGAACATAA